Part of the Dethiosulfovibrio russensis genome, ACCGAAAGCGCTTTGAAGGACGATGAGTCCTTCCTGTCCCACCTTTTCAGAAGCGCTATGTCGTTGGTACCGGAAGCGAACGCCGGCTGCATATCGGTGCTAGAAAAAGACCGCTGGAGGTTCGTCGACGCGGTAGGGCACGATCTGGAAGGTCTCAACAGACTGAAACTGCAAAGCCGCTATATGTCGACGGAAGAGAGACCTATCGTGAAGGACCACCCCTCGGACAGATTTATCGGGGTTCCCGAGGAAATAGCAGACGAGATCAGGCGGTTGACCCTACCGGCGGTAAGCTCCTGCCGCTATACCATCCGTTCCGATGGAAAGGTCGTGGGACACCTGGCCTTGGACATCTGCGGAAATACCGATGCGAAGTTTCCCGAGTCGACCGTTCAGACCCTCGAGTCTCTTGGACAGATAGCCGGCATGTTCTTCTCCATGAGAAGGGTGTACAAGGCAAACCAGGACCTACTGGAGCAGGTCATCATGGTATTGGCCGAATTTCTGGACGACTACGACTCCTGCACGAGGGACCACTCGAAATCCGTGGCAAACCTGTGCAGAAAGACCGCCGAGGTCATGGGCCTTTCCAAGGAGGAGAGCACCAGGCTTTACTGGGCCGGTCTACTCCACGACATCGGCAAACTCACTATACCCAGAGAGATAATAATGAAGCCGGGACCTCTCACGGAGGAGGAATACGAGATAGTGAAGACACACTCCGAGGCGGGAGCCGCCGCCGTGACAAAATCGAAGACTCTCTCCGACATGGCGGAACCCATAAGATATCACCACGAGAGATGGGACGGCAAGGGATACCCCGAGGGATTGAGAGGGGCGAACATCCCCCTCTTGGCAAGGATAATCTCGGTCTGCGACGTGTACGACTCGATAACCGACGACAGACCCTACAGAAAAAGGCTCACCCCCGAGGAGGCAAGCCTTGAGATGAAGAGGAGTGCCGGAACCCAGCTGGATCCGGGCCTCGTCGCCACCTTTCTAGAAAAGGTGGCTCCCTATCTGGACGACCAGGATACGCCCCATCCTCTGGGATAGAGGCCGGGCAACTCCACCGGCAGACGTCCGGAAGGACGGATCTCCCCTAAAAGTATAGCGGCCAGAGCCTTCAACGTAGGTGGGGTATCTCCGTAACAGGCCAGGGCCGTCTCTGCCTCGGGCAACACCGTGAGGTCGTAGGGAGTCTTCATCGAAAGGGAAACGCAGTCGGGCCTCTCCTCGAGGATCTTCCTCAAAAACGACACGGAGGGCTCATCCCTTACGAGATCGTAACAGCCCATCAAAACCGGGCCCTTTATCTCGTCCACATTAACATCCGGAACGGCCCTACCTCCGAAGAGCTCTATACTGCCGGACACACCCAGGTCGGACAGCCGTCTCAGAAGGATCTCCGCCGCAACGGCCTTCTTCTCCGGCCATATCAACGTGACATGGTCTCCCTTCCTCAGAGGAGGGGGACCATCCGACCTGATAAGTGTCACGCTCCTGGAGGCTATCTCCTCCGCCAGGGCGGAGCCGTCCACCCAATCGGGACGATCCTCCCCGGAGGATAGCCCCATATCGTATTTCCAGCGCAGGATCCTCTCCACCGCATCGTCCAATCTGCCCTTATCCAGCTCGCCGGAATCGACCGCCTCTACGATCCTGTCTCGAACCTCCCTATGCCCTTCGGGAGGGAAGGCGGGGTCCGCCCCCAGAAGGACGAAATCCACACCGGCCCTCAGAGCCATCACCACAGCATCGGGAACTCCCCATTCGTTGGAGATAGCCCTCATTCCCATGGAATCGGACAGCACCACTCCCTCAAAGCCCAACTCTTCTCGAAGAAGCGACATCGCCTCGGGAGACAGTGTCGCCGGAAGCTCTCCGGTCAGGGAAGGAACCACTATATGGGCGGTCATGACGGCGGGAACTCCGGCCTCGACGGCACTTCGAAACGGCGGAAACTCTAGAGCCCTCATCGATTCGAGCGAACGATCCAGCACCGGAAGCCCCAAATGGGAGTCGATATCGACGTCTCCGTGCCCGGGGAAATGTTTCGCACTGCATCCCATTCGGGCCCTCGAGAAACCCTTTATTATAGAGGCTCCCATTGATGAGACCACGGCGACATCGTCGCCGAAGGAACGCACCCCTATTATGGGGTTAGAGGAATTGCTGTTTACATCCACGACGGGAGCGTAGTCCAGGTCGATCCCCAGGCTCTTGAGCTGCCGCCCCATGATAAAACCCTGTCTTTCCGCCAGATCGGGATCGCCGGTGGCCCCGAGAGCCATGTTCCCCGGGAAGTCCGCACCGTGTCCCCTTATCCTGGCGACCGTCCCTCCTTCCTGATCCACCGCGACCATTAAGGGAAGGTCCAAGCGGACCGTCTCCCTGATACAGGACAGGAGAGACCTGACCTGCGAAAGAGATTCGACGTTTTTCCCGTACAGAATGAGACCTCCGGGCTTAATCTCCTCCAATCGGGATCTGGTCTCCCCGTCGAGGGAGGTTCCCGAAAAGGAAAGGGCCAGAACCTGCCCCGCCTTCTCCTCCAGGGTCATGGCAAAGACAGGAGAGGACGCCAGCAAGGCCAAGCCCCCCAACGCCGCGGCGATTCGCCGAAACGTCATCGTCACAGGTCGTTCCTCTCGAACAGAAAACACAGACCTGCCGCCACAGCCGCAAGCCCGATTATCCATATCCACGGGCCGGTACCGGTGAATCCCGGCATCGTTACCTTGCCTATGTTCCCCCAGGAAAAAAGGGACAGCTTGGTGAAAGGATAGAGCTCGGCGAAAAGAACCGCTCCGAAGACCATGCCTATCATACCGACCAACGCGTCGACTTTCCCCTCGCCGAGAGCACCTACCGCCGTGCCGGGACAGTAACCAAGAAAAGCCCAGCCTATGCCGAACACTACCCCGCCGACTAGGTTTGTCCCCAGTACGGTTGATTTTATCGACAGGGACACCAGCCCCATGCCGAGAAGAGCGTATATACAGACGGACCCCACCACTATGGCGGACAGCATGAACTTGACGATGGTCATGTCCTCCAGCAGGAGAGCCCCCAGCTGCCGGTCGTACCTGAGCACCTCCGACCGCTGCATCAGGACACCGAAGACCGCTCCGGTCACCAGCGCCATTATCGACACGAACATGCGTCTCAGCTCCTTCCGTATATTATCCGAGCCATGGCGACACCGCCTACGAAGAACGCCGCCAACGATACGAAACCGCTCATGGAGAGCTGCATCACCCCGCTGAGGCCGTGCCCCGAGGGGCAGCCGCCTGCCATTCTGGCCCCGAAAGCCACCAGGATCCCTCCGAGAAAAGCGGTACAGAGCCGGGGCCATGTTCTGGCCCCGAAACGCTCTCTCCAAAGCTCGGGAACGGCATCTACGAAGAAGGTTCCGTTGACCGTGGAGGAAAGCAGAGACCCTATGAAGATCCCCACGAGAAAAAGCAACTGCCAGTCCACCGCGAAGGGATATCTGACGAAATAATCCAAAGACGCGCCGTGCTCGGGGGAAATCATATTTACCAAAGCTGCCCCGGCCCTGGCGAAGGTCGTGGAAGCCCCGAAGAATTTTCCCGTCGCCACCACGGACAAGGCCACCAGACCTCCGGTGATAGCTCCGGCCAGATAGGGGTTAAGGGGACGCTGTCCCTTCTCGAATGAATACACAAAAAGACCTCCTTCCGTTATAACCGTCGTTTTTTAGACGTTGATCTATGACGACCTCATGGACCCACCGAACTCCTCGTTTGAAAAAGCGCCGTAGATCCTCTCGAAAAAGCCATCGTTCTCCCTGAAGATATCCAGTACCTCCGGATCGAAATGCCCGGGCATGACCCTGCCGTCTCCCTCCAATATTATCCTCCGGGCCTTCTCGTGGGAAAAGGGAGGCTTGTAGCATCTCTCCCCTCTGAGCGCATCGTAAACATCGCAAAGGGCCACTATCCTCCCCTCTATGGGGATATCCGTTCCGACCAACCCACGGGGATATCCGGTTCCGTCCCATCTCTCGTGATGACAGAGACAGATGTTTCTAGCCATATCGAGCCACGAGGAATCTCCTATCACCTCCGCACCGAAGATCGTGTGTTTTTTTATCTCCTCGAACTCCGAATCCGATAAAGATCCAGGCTTTACCAGTATCTCCTTGGGGACCCTCAGCTTGCCTATGTCGTGAAGCTGGGCGTATATCCTTATATCCTCCACGAACCCCTCCGAAAATCCCAGCTGTCTGGCAAAGAAGGCGGCGAACTCCCCAACCCTGGCTATGTGCTCCCCGGTTTCCTCGTGATATATCTCCGTGAAGGCCTGCATCCTGAGGGCAAAGTAGTGAAAGGACGATCTGACCTCTATGAGCAGCTCGTTGGCGTGGAGAAGCCCTCCCAGGGTAAGGCCGAACCTCCTAAGCACCTCCACCACCTTCTCGTTCCCGTAGCTCGATATTCCCTCCATGACGACGTAACCCTGGACCCTTCCCATGAAGGATACCGGCATGGAGAGGCGCCCCTCCTCGAAGAAAGGATCCTCTCTGAGGTATGCCAAATCGGTAGAAAGCAACGGCGAACGGCGCTCTCCCGATTCCCCCCATATGTAGGGGGACGATCTATTGAAGGCGACAAAAGCCACGTAACCGCAGCGGAAGGTTCTACGCAGATTGGAGGCTATCGACTCGGCAACCCCTTGAAGGGTCTTACCGTCCGAGGCCCCCTCGGCAAGGCTCATTATGTTCTCCAGCTGGGCCATGACGAGCTCCAGCTCGTCGTTGGTCTGTTTAAGGCTTTCCTCCATGGCGGTAGTCTCCTCCAGAAGGGCCATAAGGGACTCTTCCTTGTCGCCGATGGTCCTTATGAGCCGCTGAAAGGCGTCTCCCAGACGAGCCTCCTCCTCGAAATGATGGTCCAGAGCACCCATCTGTCCCTCGAAATCCACCAGATACTCGGCAAGGGTGAAGGAGGATTGGCAGGATCCGATCCTGTCGGAGGCACCGGCCAGGAAGTCGACCCACCTCCCGAA contains:
- the nagZ gene encoding beta-N-acetylhexosaminidase, with protein sequence MTFRRIAAALGGLALLASSPVFAMTLEEKAGQVLALSFSGTSLDGETRSRLEEIKPGGLILYGKNVESLSQVRSLLSCIRETVRLDLPLMVAVDQEGGTVARIRGHGADFPGNMALGATGDPDLAERQGFIMGRQLKSLGIDLDYAPVVDVNSNSSNPIIGVRSFGDDVAVVSSMGASIIKGFSRARMGCSAKHFPGHGDVDIDSHLGLPVLDRSLESMRALEFPPFRSAVEAGVPAVMTAHIVVPSLTGELPATLSPEAMSLLREELGFEGVVLSDSMGMRAISNEWGVPDAVVMALRAGVDFVLLGADPAFPPEGHREVRDRIVEAVDSGELDKGRLDDAVERILRWKYDMGLSSGEDRPDWVDGSALAEEIASRSVTLIRSDGPPPLRKGDHVTLIWPEKKAVAAEILLRRLSDLGVSGSIELFGGRAVPDVNVDEIKGPVLMGCYDLVRDEPSVSFLRKILEERPDCVSLSMKTPYDLTVLPEAETALACYGDTPPTLKALAAILLGEIRPSGRLPVELPGLYPRGWGVSWSSR
- a CDS encoding DUF6691 family protein — its product is MFVSIMALVTGAVFGVLMQRSEVLRYDRQLGALLLEDMTIVKFMLSAIVVGSVCIYALLGMGLVSLSIKSTVLGTNLVGGVVFGIGWAFLGYCPGTAVGALGEGKVDALVGMIGMVFGAVLFAELYPFTKLSLFSWGNIGKVTMPGFTGTGPWIWIIGLAAVAAGLCFLFERNDL
- a CDS encoding YeeE/YedE thiosulfate transporter family protein; the encoded protein is MYSFEKGQRPLNPYLAGAITGGLVALSVVATGKFFGASTTFARAGAALVNMISPEHGASLDYFVRYPFAVDWQLLFLVGIFIGSLLSSTVNGTFFVDAVPELWRERFGARTWPRLCTAFLGGILVAFGARMAGGCPSGHGLSGVMQLSMSGFVSLAAFFVGGVAMARIIYGRS
- a CDS encoding HD domain-containing phosphohydrolase, with product MRSLRSYGRLLGAIMVGLALFGGAIAFWFQLNSSREIYEDSIMSRFNYLSQFLEDKLSSYRNTMRYWGVSGMTKGVENFMMSSPELRGLMFCDRNGTVRWSNLPYVQGGMSVSPKLLSGEWVPSVLFGDMDSPGFMLSVPLPDGWLLCDVNTSILLDSVRLRSKGRSVMALAGADGRVIHNWGKTEFASVGMVLPKVLLRDRYQEVVLSMGKVNAFSRRLVGGLFLVAFYPQKVLIESALSQAVVVAALIFLGGSAMFLVFWIGHDRISRSFGRWVDFLAGASDRIGSCQSSFTLAEYLVDFEGQMGALDHHFEEEARLGDAFQRLIRTIGDKEESLMALLEETTAMEESLKQTNDELELVMAQLENIMSLAEGASDGKTLQGVAESIASNLRRTFRCGYVAFVAFNRSSPYIWGESGERRSPLLSTDLAYLREDPFFEEGRLSMPVSFMGRVQGYVVMEGISSYGNEKVVEVLRRFGLTLGGLLHANELLIEVRSSFHYFALRMQAFTEIYHEETGEHIARVGEFAAFFARQLGFSEGFVEDIRIYAQLHDIGKLRVPKEILVKPGSLSDSEFEEIKKHTIFGAEVIGDSSWLDMARNICLCHHERWDGTGYPRGLVGTDIPIEGRIVALCDVYDALRGERCYKPPFSHEKARRIILEGDGRVMPGHFDPEVLDIFRENDGFFERIYGAFSNEEFGGSMRSS